The following are encoded in a window of Bacillus xiapuensis genomic DNA:
- the accB gene encoding acetyl-CoA carboxylase biotin carboxyl carrier protein produces the protein MKIQEIRELIKLVDQSEIDEFVFESDGSKVKMKKNKGAVYSVAPVTQEAPKAEAPQVKTADKLEGKPTVQEAPVPEAPKSNESDDHLHMITSPMVGTFYQSPTPDAEAYVKPGSKVSSGTVVCIVEAMKLFNEIEAEVEGEIVEVLVKDGQLVEYGQPLFSVKPQ, from the coding sequence ATGAAAATACAGGAAATCAGAGAATTAATTAAGCTTGTTGATCAATCTGAGATCGATGAGTTTGTTTTTGAATCAGACGGCAGCAAAGTAAAAATGAAAAAGAACAAAGGGGCAGTCTATTCGGTAGCGCCAGTCACTCAAGAGGCACCGAAGGCAGAAGCGCCGCAGGTGAAAACGGCGGACAAGCTGGAAGGAAAGCCAACTGTGCAAGAAGCTCCGGTACCGGAAGCACCTAAATCGAATGAAAGCGATGACCATTTACATATGATCACTTCCCCTATGGTGGGAACGTTCTATCAGTCACCGACTCCGGATGCTGAGGCTTATGTCAAACCGGGCTCTAAAGTATCCAGCGGTACAGTCGTTTGCATTGTAGAAGCGATGAAGCTCTTTAATGAAATCGAAGCGGAAGTTGAAGGGGAAATTGTAGAGGTTCTTGTGAAGGACGGCCAATTAGTTGAATACGGTCAGCCTTTATTCTCAGTAAAGCCTCAATAA
- a CDS encoding SpoIIIAH-like family protein translates to MLLKKQTVWLLTMVSLVVVLSVYYITSPEQLSPQVATKNQEEAVPTETNGDKPETAMPDKGTETGGQQAEVVTEAAGDEAFDMLRLEMQDERNKLKEELTAKVASAELSVEDKNTAYEEMEQLTQLSTKESVLETLIKSKGYKDALVRADGDNIRITVKSAEQHSAAAANEIIRLAKDELGKQQPVAVEFQPVK, encoded by the coding sequence ATGCTATTGAAAAAACAAACAGTCTGGTTACTGACAATGGTCAGTTTAGTAGTGGTGCTTTCTGTTTATTACATTACTTCACCTGAACAGCTCTCGCCGCAGGTCGCAACAAAAAATCAAGAAGAAGCTGTACCGACGGAAACAAATGGTGATAAGCCTGAGACGGCTATGCCAGATAAGGGGACAGAAACAGGGGGACAGCAAGCCGAGGTGGTGACCGAAGCAGCTGGAGATGAGGCGTTTGATATGCTCCGTTTAGAAATGCAGGATGAACGCAATAAATTGAAAGAAGAGCTGACCGCAAAAGTCGCTTCAGCAGAATTATCGGTAGAGGATAAAAATACCGCTTATGAAGAAATGGAGCAGTTAACGCAGCTTTCTACAAAGGAAAGTGTTTTAGAAACATTAATCAAGTCCAAGGGATATAAAGACGCCCTTGTTCGCGCAGACGGTGACAATATTAGGATTACAGTCAAATCAGCTGAGCAGCATTCAGCGGCAGCGGCCAACGAAATCATTCGTCTCGCAAAGGACGAGCTTGGCAAGCAGCAGCCTGTCGCTGTAGAATTCCAGCCGGTGAAATAA
- the spoIIIAG gene encoding stage III sporulation protein AG gives MSDRKNRMEWLQSLFPSKKNGGEKGVQRAKWLVIVAILGIGFMFISDLKDQGGIPAVNLQQDSSGTKENKPLQPSSKDFETAYEKELQSALEQMAGVSNVTVVVNIEASEKKVLEKNTAVKSQETKEKDQKGGERVVTDQTREEDLVMVKEADGDVPVILEMKRPEIRGVLVVAEGVENIQVKKWVIESVTRVLNVPSHRVAVMPKKPREDA, from the coding sequence TTGAGTGACCGCAAAAACCGTATGGAATGGCTGCAATCCTTATTCCCGTCCAAAAAAAACGGTGGAGAGAAAGGGGTTCAAAGAGCCAAATGGCTGGTGATTGTGGCGATCTTAGGCATCGGCTTTATGTTCATTAGCGACTTGAAGGATCAAGGGGGGATTCCTGCTGTTAATCTTCAGCAGGATTCAAGCGGGACAAAAGAAAACAAACCGCTTCAGCCCTCCTCAAAGGACTTCGAAACAGCTTATGAAAAAGAACTTCAATCTGCGCTTGAGCAAATGGCGGGAGTCAGCAATGTGACGGTTGTAGTCAATATAGAAGCTAGCGAAAAGAAAGTCTTGGAAAAAAATACGGCTGTCAAATCCCAAGAAACAAAAGAGAAGGATCAGAAGGGCGGGGAAAGAGTCGTTACGGACCAAACAAGAGAAGAAGATTTAGTCATGGTGAAAGAAGCAGATGGAGATGTGCCGGTCATTCTGGAAATGAAAAGGCCAGAGATTCGCGGCGTGCTGGTTGTAGCTGAAGGAGTGGAAAACATCCAAGTGAAGAAATGGGTCATTGAGTCGGTTACAAGGGTGTTGAATGTTCCAAGCCACCGCGTGGCGGTTATGCCAAAAAAACCAAGGGAGGATGCTTAA
- the spoIIIAF gene encoding stage III sporulation protein AF, protein MAFLSEWLGKVLAFILLAVVVDMLLPSSSFQKYAKFVIGLLLLFVMLTPLWKLFSVDMEKELNGWAAKYVNDRQMEQEMNRKKERLDDSRKLAIVKNSEQQLRVMAESELNLTFQKSIVDLEIEVREWQGDFPTKIEKVDVYLTSSASGDHHAVDEVVIHSSARSGGGENKDQSLLLFLSKTWNIPAEQLNIHMIEEGGQP, encoded by the coding sequence ATGGCTTTTTTATCTGAATGGCTCGGTAAAGTACTGGCTTTTATTTTATTGGCGGTCGTGGTCGATATGCTTCTGCCGTCATCGTCCTTTCAAAAGTATGCAAAATTTGTCATCGGGCTTCTCCTGCTATTTGTAATGCTGACGCCGCTGTGGAAACTGTTTTCTGTCGATATGGAAAAAGAGCTAAACGGGTGGGCGGCCAAGTATGTGAATGACCGTCAAATGGAGCAAGAAATGAATAGAAAAAAAGAGCGGCTGGATGATTCAAGAAAGCTGGCTATTGTAAAAAACAGCGAGCAGCAGCTGAGGGTGATGGCGGAAAGTGAACTGAACCTTACATTTCAAAAGAGCATTGTTGATTTAGAAATTGAAGTCCGGGAATGGCAGGGTGATTTTCCTACAAAGATTGAAAAAGTCGATGTCTATTTAACTTCATCTGCTTCCGGGGATCATCACGCTGTAGATGAAGTGGTAATTCATTCATCCGCTCGTTCAGGCGGCGGGGAGAATAAAGATCAGTCACTGCTTTTATTTCTTTCAAAAACATGGAATATTCCGGCGGAACAATTGAATATTCATATGATAGAGGAGGGGGGACAGCCTTGA
- the spoIIIAE gene encoding stage III sporulation protein AE: MGRNRHIVFLLVLLLMSASYSAHAQEEVKRPDLEELAEEQMDQLGIRELTAHWDRIVKTYGQYLPETEKGSLTDVMKEGQPFSPGAWAKGLMKFIFHELTANGKLLGMLILLTVFSVFLQLIQNAFEQGAVSKTAQGIVLMVLLILAFNSFRLTMNYAVEAVDFMVQFLIALVPVLLALLASTGGAISATLFHPFLLFLMNISGVLVQKVILPLLLFSTLLSMVSLLSENYKATKLSDMLRRWSVGLLSVFMAVYLAVVSVQGTAAAVTDGLAIRTAKFMAGNFIPVVGRMFTEAADTVMSASLLLKNTIGLAGAGILLLIAAFPALKIFVLIMIYKVAAALLQPLGDQTIVNCLDIISKNMTYVFAALAIVSFMFFLSIVILVTASNVTMMIR, encoded by the coding sequence ATGGGGCGGAACAGGCATATCGTTTTCCTGCTCGTACTTTTATTGATGAGCGCATCTTATTCCGCACACGCACAAGAAGAAGTGAAACGCCCCGATTTAGAAGAATTGGCAGAAGAGCAAATGGATCAATTAGGCATCCGTGAGTTAACCGCGCATTGGGATCGTATAGTGAAAACGTATGGCCAGTATTTACCGGAAACAGAGAAAGGATCGCTGACAGACGTCATGAAAGAGGGGCAGCCTTTTTCTCCGGGAGCATGGGCGAAAGGGTTGATGAAATTTATTTTTCATGAGCTTACAGCTAATGGAAAATTGCTTGGCATGCTAATTTTATTAACGGTTTTCTCCGTTTTTCTGCAGCTTATTCAAAACGCATTTGAACAAGGAGCAGTAAGTAAGACGGCCCAGGGAATTGTGCTTATGGTCCTGTTGATTCTCGCATTCAACAGCTTTCGCTTAACCATGAATTATGCCGTTGAAGCTGTGGATTTCATGGTGCAATTTTTGATCGCGCTCGTTCCGGTTTTATTAGCGCTGCTTGCTTCAACAGGAGGCGCTATTTCGGCAACACTCTTTCATCCCTTTCTGTTGTTTTTGATGAATATTAGCGGTGTGTTAGTCCAGAAAGTAATTTTGCCTTTGCTGCTGTTTTCCACGCTGCTTAGCATGGTTAGTTTATTATCAGAAAATTACAAGGCGACAAAGCTGTCCGACATGCTTCGCCGCTGGAGTGTCGGATTGTTAAGTGTCTTTATGGCGGTTTATTTAGCGGTAGTTTCGGTTCAAGGAACGGCTGCGGCGGTTACGGACGGGCTGGCTATTCGCACAGCGAAGTTTATGGCGGGGAACTTTATTCCCGTAGTCGGGCGGATGTTTACAGAAGCGGCAGACACAGTAATGAGCGCTTCTTTATTATTGAAAAATACAATCGGCCTTGCTGGAGCAGGCATCCTCTTATTGATTGCCGCTTTTCCGGCGCTGAAAATTTTTGTGCTGATTATGATATATAAAGTGGCGGCGGCACTTCTTCAGCCGCTGGGTGATCAAACGATCGTAAACTGCTTGGACATCATCAGCAAAAACATGACCTATGTATTTGCAGCGCTTGCGATCGTTTCCTTCATGTTTTTTCTATCCATTGTCATTCTGGTGACTGCTAGTAATGTAACAATGATGATCCGCTGA
- the spoIIIAD gene encoding stage III sporulation protein AD: protein MEILQIASIVLVTVLLTLLLQEQQPVYAFLLVLFVGCGLFLFLAGRMAEIIFMIKKLAARAEIEFVYVETILKIIGVAYIAEFASQMTRDAGQEALATKMELAGKVIILSMAVPIMTLLIETILAMLPGT from the coding sequence ATTGAAATCTTACAAATAGCTTCCATTGTTCTAGTAACGGTATTATTAACGCTTTTGCTTCAAGAGCAGCAGCCAGTTTATGCCTTTTTGCTTGTTTTGTTCGTGGGCTGCGGGCTGTTCCTGTTTCTGGCAGGAAGGATGGCGGAGATTATTTTCATGATCAAAAAGCTGGCTGCTCGTGCAGAAATAGAGTTTGTCTATGTAGAAACAATTCTCAAAATCATAGGGGTGGCGTACATTGCTGAATTTGCTTCGCAAATGACAAGAGATGCCGGACAGGAAGCGCTGGCAACGAAGATGGAGCTGGCAGGAAAAGTCATTATTTTATCTATGGCGGTGCCCATTATGACGCTGCTGATCGAAACGATACTAGCTATGTTGCCTGGAACATAA
- the spoIIIAC gene encoding stage III sporulation protein AC, whose product MGIEVEVIFKIAGVGLVVAFLHTILEQVGKKEYAQWVTLFGFIYVLFMVASVVEELFDKIKDVFLFQ is encoded by the coding sequence ATGGGTATTGAAGTGGAAGTGATATTCAAAATAGCGGGCGTCGGTCTGGTCGTCGCATTCCTCCATACGATATTAGAGCAAGTGGGCAAAAAAGAATATGCGCAGTGGGTTACTTTATTTGGGTTCATTTATGTTCTTTTTATGGTGGCATCGGTGGTAGAAGAGCTATTCGACAAAATCAAAGATGTGTTTTTATTTCAATGA
- the spoIIIAB gene encoding stage III sporulation protein SpoIIIAB, with the protein MKWMGASLILLAAFWIGAEQGRKLSDRPKQIRMLKSALQSLEAEIVYGFTPLHESSRKLSERLAPPISLLFSSFSELLTTTDMDAAAAWEKSLAAIWPQTALKEEERSILLAFGQTVGKHDRQTEQKQIILTINHLERQEREADDAQKRYGKLARSLSIMGGLLIVLLLL; encoded by the coding sequence ATGAAGTGGATGGGCGCTTCATTGATCTTGCTCGCTGCTTTTTGGATCGGGGCAGAGCAAGGAAGAAAGCTGAGTGATCGCCCGAAGCAGATTAGGATGCTGAAGTCTGCCCTGCAATCGTTAGAAGCTGAGATTGTATATGGTTTTACACCGCTGCATGAATCCTCGCGAAAGTTATCCGAGCGATTAGCTCCGCCGATTTCCTTGCTTTTTTCTTCTTTTAGTGAGCTTCTGACGACAACGGATATGGATGCGGCCGCTGCTTGGGAGAAAAGCTTGGCAGCAATTTGGCCGCAAACGGCGTTAAAAGAGGAAGAGCGCTCCATTTTGCTGGCGTTCGGGCAAACGGTAGGAAAACATGACCGGCAGACCGAGCAAAAACAAATCATTTTAACGATAAACCATTTGGAGCGCCAAGAACGAGAAGCGGATGATGCTCAAAAGCGTTACGGCAAGCTGGCCAGAAGCTTGAGCATTATGGGGGGGCTGTTAATCGTTCTGCTGCTGTTATAG
- the spoIIIAA gene encoding stage III sporulation protein AA — protein MDVLLSYLPPALKETIASLPAPVKLNMEEIRIRIGRPMEVVGDQVHFLPHVVTSEEGQALINKLSKHSFYALDEELRCGYVTIEGGHRVGLAGKVVLEQGKVKALRHLSSFNLRIARERMGVCRPLIPHLYDDKWKSTLVIGPPQSGKTTLLRDLARAAGSGEETMGILPVKVGIVDERSEIAGCVKGIPQLDVGLRTDILDACPKAEGMMMMIRSMSPDVLIADEIGREEDGQAVSEAIHAGIALMATAHGANLKEAAQRPMIKSMVTSGAFERIIELEVRNGKRAMAVRDPNGKRLNLNEEAVT, from the coding sequence ATCGATGTGCTGCTGTCATATTTGCCGCCGGCGTTAAAGGAAACCATTGCAAGCCTGCCTGCACCGGTCAAATTAAACATGGAAGAAATCCGAATAAGAATCGGGCGGCCGATGGAAGTCGTTGGGGATCAGGTTCACTTTCTTCCCCATGTCGTGACGTCAGAGGAAGGACAAGCGCTGATCAATAAATTGAGCAAACACTCCTTCTATGCACTCGATGAGGAGTTAAGATGCGGGTATGTAACGATAGAAGGCGGGCATCGAGTCGGACTAGCTGGAAAGGTCGTATTAGAACAAGGAAAGGTGAAGGCATTGCGCCATTTGTCTTCGTTTAATCTGCGGATTGCCCGGGAGAGGATGGGGGTTTGCCGGCCGCTGATCCCCCATCTGTATGATGACAAGTGGAAGAGCACATTAGTGATCGGCCCGCCGCAATCCGGCAAAACTACGCTGCTTCGAGATTTAGCAAGAGCAGCAGGGAGCGGGGAAGAAACGATGGGGATACTGCCGGTTAAAGTGGGGATTGTTGATGAGCGTTCCGAGATTGCCGGTTGTGTCAAAGGCATCCCTCAGCTCGATGTCGGTTTGCGGACAGATATACTGGATGCCTGCCCAAAAGCGGAGGGGATGATGATGATGATCCGATCAATGAGCCCGGATGTTTTAATTGCAGATGAAATCGGCAGAGAGGAAGACGGACAAGCCGTCTCTGAAGCGATCCATGCGGGGATTGCTTTAATGGCTACTGCCCACGGCGCTAATTTAAAGGAAGCGGCTCAGCGCCCAATGATTAAATCGATGGTAACCAGCGGGGCTTTTGAAAGAATTATTGAGTTAGAAGTGAGAAACGGCAAGCGGGCAATGGCCGTTCGCGACCCTAACGGAAAGCGATTAAATCTGAATGAGGAAGCTGTCACATGA
- the efp gene encoding elongation factor P: MISVNDFRTGLTIEVDGGIWRVVEFQHVKPGKGAAFVRSKLRNLRTGAIQEKTFRAGEKVAKAQIDNRKMQYLYASGDQHVFMDNQSYEQIELSSSQIEHELKFLKENMEVSIMMYQSETIGIELPNTVELKVVETEPGIKGDTASGGTKPATVETGLIVQVPFFVNEGDVLVVNTDDGSYVSRA, translated from the coding sequence ATGATTTCAGTAAATGACTTTCGAACAGGATTAACCATTGAAGTGGACGGCGGCATTTGGCGCGTCGTTGAATTTCAGCATGTAAAGCCAGGAAAAGGCGCGGCATTTGTCCGTTCTAAACTTCGCAATCTGCGCACAGGAGCTATTCAAGAGAAAACATTCCGCGCGGGTGAGAAAGTAGCAAAGGCTCAGATCGACAACCGTAAAATGCAATATTTATATGCTAGCGGCGATCAGCATGTTTTCATGGATAATCAATCTTATGAACAAATTGAGCTATCCTCCTCGCAAATTGAGCACGAGTTAAAATTTTTAAAGGAAAATATGGAAGTTTCGATCATGATGTATCAATCTGAAACCATCGGAATCGAATTGCCTAATACGGTTGAACTGAAAGTGGTGGAAACAGAGCCCGGCATTAAAGGGGATACCGCTTCAGGAGGCACGAAACCCGCAACGGTAGAGACGGGACTAATTGTTCAGGTTCCATTTTTCGTGAATGAAGGAGATGTGCTCGTTGTCAATACGGATGACGGCAGCTACGTTTCCCGCGCATAA
- a CDS encoding M24 family metallopeptidase — translation MRKLEKLREQLKEDRLDGILVMSPYNRRYLTGFTGTAGAAVVTAEAAVFITDFRYTEQAQNQARDFNIVQQKGTLLEEIARQTADLSIRRLGFEKAYVTFQSYEVLQNLIQAEMVPVSGLIENLRLIKNSSEIKILKEAAEIADAAFKHILEFIQPGMTELEVSNELEFFMRKCGATSSSFDTIVASGKRSALPHGVASDKVIEKGDMVTLDYGAYYKGYVSDITRTIAVGNPPDQLKEVYQVVLDAQLKGMSEIKAGMTGKEADAITRNYITEHGYGDCFGHSTGHGIGLEIHEEPSLSVRSSKVLQPGMAITVEPGIYLPGVGGVRIEDDTLITETGNEPLTHSAKDLIIL, via the coding sequence ATGAGAAAATTAGAGAAGCTTCGTGAACAATTGAAGGAAGACCGGCTCGATGGCATACTCGTCATGAGCCCTTATAACCGCCGGTACTTAACCGGCTTTACAGGGACGGCAGGCGCGGCGGTCGTCACTGCAGAAGCTGCCGTATTTATTACAGATTTTCGTTACACTGAACAGGCCCAAAACCAGGCGCGGGATTTTAATATTGTGCAGCAGAAAGGTACGCTCCTTGAAGAGATTGCCCGGCAAACAGCGGATTTATCTATCCGGCGGCTTGGATTTGAGAAAGCATATGTCACGTTTCAATCGTATGAAGTGCTGCAAAACTTAATTCAAGCGGAAATGGTGCCAGTGAGCGGTCTGATTGAAAACTTGCGCTTGATAAAGAACAGTTCAGAGATTAAGATATTAAAGGAAGCTGCCGAAATTGCTGACGCGGCGTTCAAGCATATTCTTGAATTTATTCAACCGGGAATGACGGAGCTTGAGGTTTCCAATGAACTTGAATTCTTTATGAGAAAGTGTGGCGCGACCTCTTCCTCTTTCGACACCATTGTAGCCTCCGGTAAACGCTCGGCCTTGCCTCATGGCGTTGCCAGCGACAAGGTTATTGAAAAAGGGGACATGGTAACGCTTGATTACGGTGCCTATTATAAAGGCTACGTTTCAGATATCACGCGGACGATTGCTGTAGGAAATCCCCCTGATCAGCTTAAGGAAGTATATCAGGTCGTTTTAGATGCCCAGTTAAAAGGCATGTCTGAAATTAAGGCAGGAATGACAGGGAAAGAAGCCGATGCGATCACCCGCAACTATATTACTGAACATGGATATGGGGACTGCTTTGGTCATTCGACAGGCCATGGGATTGGTCTTGAAATTCATGAAGAGCCGAGCCTTTCCGTCCGTTCAAGCAAGGTGCTGCAACCGGGAATGGCGATAACAGTGGAGCCGGGAATTTATTTGCCTGGAGTGGGCGGTGTGCGCATTGAAGACGATACATTGATCACCGAAACGGGAAATGAACCGCTCACACATTCTGCTAAAGACTTAATCATTCTTTGA
- the aroQ gene encoding type II 3-dehydroquinate dehydratase, protein MKKILVLNGPNLNRLGKREPEIYGTETIKDLENRLVAKGRQAGAAVTAFQSNHEGALIDRLHQAEDEGIDGIIFNPGAFTHYSYALRDAVASIAVPVIEVHISNIHKREPFRHQSVIAPAARGQITGLGFSGYEYALLALIHTGESE, encoded by the coding sequence ATGAAAAAAATTTTAGTGCTGAATGGTCCAAATTTAAATCGGTTGGGAAAAAGAGAGCCAGAAATTTACGGGACTGAAACAATAAAGGACCTTGAAAACCGGCTAGTTGCCAAAGGGCGCCAAGCGGGTGCAGCCGTTACTGCCTTTCAATCCAACCATGAAGGTGCGTTAATTGACCGCCTCCATCAGGCGGAGGATGAAGGGATTGATGGGATCATCTTTAATCCCGGAGCTTTCACTCATTACAGCTACGCATTAAGGGATGCGGTCGCTTCCATTGCTGTGCCGGTAATCGAAGTGCACATCAGCAATATTCATAAGCGGGAGCCATTCCGCCATCAGTCGGTGATCGCTCCCGCAGCGAGAGGGCAAATTACCGGTTTAGGATTCAGCGGTTATGAATATGCCTTGCTGGCACTCATACATACAGGGGAGAGTGAATGA
- a CDS encoding YqhR family membrane protein, giving the protein MKTESSRENKSHFPLKNAVFIGLYGGLLWGAITELVWYLNFIDIDPNAALKYVQLGELKKGYLKMAAGILFYVVCSVIAAVIYYALFRKKKTPWTGVWFGVGLWVILFMVAHPLFQSVPSWRTMNNDTLSTTLCLFLLFGLFIGYSISYGYEHHKRIPQQFSKDE; this is encoded by the coding sequence ATGAAAACTGAAAGCAGCCGAGAAAACAAATCCCATTTCCCGCTGAAAAATGCCGTGTTCATTGGTTTATACGGCGGTCTGCTTTGGGGAGCGATCACAGAGCTTGTCTGGTACTTAAACTTTATAGATATTGATCCGAACGCCGCACTTAAATATGTTCAGTTGGGTGAACTGAAAAAAGGCTATTTAAAAATGGCGGCAGGAATTCTATTTTATGTTGTTTGTTCCGTGATCGCAGCCGTGATATATTATGCTCTCTTTAGAAAAAAGAAAACCCCATGGACGGGGGTGTGGTTTGGTGTTGGATTATGGGTAATTCTATTTATGGTGGCTCACCCGCTGTTTCAATCGGTCCCTTCCTGGAGAACGATGAATAACGACACACTCTCTACGACCCTTTGTTTGTTTCTGCTATTCGGCTTATTTATCGGATACTCTATATCCTACGGGTATGAGCATCACAAGAGAATACCGCAGCAGTTCAGCAAGGATGAGTAA
- a CDS encoding DUF1385 domain-containing protein: MSEQKPVYGGQAVVEGVMFGGKHHTVTAVRRKDQSIDYFHLPRTPKPALQKLKKIPFLRGIIAILDAAATGSKHLNFSQERYELDPGEEEQMKEGAEPSKLTMVFGVAAVGVLSFLFGKFIFTVIPVLLADLTRPVFPGDFAQILIESFFKLLLLLAYIYFIALTPMIKRVFQYHGAEHKVINAYESGKELTVENVQAASRLHYRCGSSFILFTVIVGLFVYTLVPTEPLYARILNRLALIPVVLGISFEVLQFTNKLRDVPVLRFLGYPGLWLQLLTTKEPADNQVEVAIASFKKLLDLEESSQKGLNSERIV, translated from the coding sequence ATGAGTGAACAAAAGCCCGTTTATGGAGGGCAAGCTGTTGTCGAAGGGGTAATGTTTGGCGGCAAGCATCATACGGTCACCGCTGTGCGCCGCAAAGATCAATCCATTGATTACTTCCATTTGCCGAGAACTCCGAAACCAGCTTTGCAAAAACTAAAGAAAATCCCGTTTTTGCGGGGAATCATCGCCATCTTGGATGCAGCGGCGACCGGATCCAAGCATTTAAACTTTTCGCAGGAACGCTATGAGCTAGACCCTGGTGAAGAAGAGCAAATGAAAGAAGGGGCTGAACCGTCTAAGCTGACGATGGTATTCGGGGTAGCCGCTGTGGGCGTGCTTTCTTTTTTGTTTGGAAAGTTTATTTTCACAGTCATCCCTGTTCTTCTGGCCGATCTCACCCGCCCCGTTTTCCCTGGCGACTTTGCGCAAATCTTAATTGAAAGCTTTTTTAAGCTGCTGCTTCTGCTCGCCTATATTTACTTCATCGCTTTAACTCCGATGATTAAGCGGGTTTTTCAGTATCATGGCGCTGAGCATAAAGTCATTAATGCCTATGAAAGCGGAAAAGAATTGACTGTTGAAAATGTGCAAGCTGCTTCCCGGCTACACTACCGCTGCGGCTCCAGCTTTATCTTATTTACAGTGATCGTCGGCCTCTTTGTTTATACGCTAGTGCCGACAGAACCCCTTTATGCAAGAATATTGAACCGACTTGCTTTAATTCCCGTTGTCCTTGGCATCTCTTTTGAAGTTCTGCAGTTTACCAACAAGCTTCGCGACGTTCCAGTATTGCGTTTTCTCGGTTACCCAGGTCTCTGGCTGCAGCTCCTGACTACGAAAGAACCAGCAGATAACCAAGTTGAGGTGGCGATTGCTTCCTTTAAAAAGCTGTTAGATTTAGAAGAAAGCAGCCAAAAAGGGTTAAACTCAGAGAGAATTGTCTAA
- a CDS encoding SA1362 family protein, whose product MTTRTVIAYAFIGLAAIGLVSMVLSSPGALTRQLIILAVTAAAIYLLYRFVMRKQVSGNSEDKAFTKAARQSKKRLKNRHHSSSVPASSQKKKAVRRRSAAHLKVIDGKKGKKNSRASS is encoded by the coding sequence TTGACAACCCGCACAGTCATTGCCTATGCATTTATTGGACTTGCCGCTATTGGCCTCGTTTCTATGGTGCTGTCCTCTCCCGGCGCTTTAACCCGGCAGCTCATCATTTTAGCAGTTACCGCCGCTGCCATCTACCTGCTCTACCGCTTTGTCATGAGAAAGCAGGTTAGCGGCAACAGCGAAGATAAGGCATTTACCAAAGCAGCCAGACAGTCGAAGAAACGCTTGAAGAACCGTCATCACTCCTCTTCCGTTCCGGCTTCTTCTCAAAAAAAGAAAGCAGTCCGCAGAAGATCGGCCGCTCATTTGAAAGTAATTGACGGAAAAAAAGGCAAAAAAAACAGCCGGGCGTCCTCTTAG
- a CDS encoding patatin-like phospholipase family protein has translation MRIDGVFSGGGIKGFALVGAYEEIERRKLSFVRLAGTSAGAIMAAFIAAGYTSAELKKLMFEVDGKQLLDDVYLDIPLVRWLKIYYKLGMYKGKKLEQWLEDRLAAKGIRTFGDLAPESLRVITSDITNGRLLTLPDDLPSYNKDPLSFSVARAVRMSCTLPYFFQPVKINAKSLVVDGGVLSNFPIWLFDEEDKKKKRPVLGVKLITKTKGLPRQVKTGTDLFGALFHTMKDAHDARYISRRHEKNIIFIPVSGTSVTDFNLTDEKKHALIQTGRDYAKAFFKSWCY, from the coding sequence ATGCGGATTGATGGTGTGTTTTCAGGAGGCGGAATTAAAGGGTTTGCGTTAGTTGGCGCCTATGAGGAGATAGAAAGGCGAAAGCTGTCGTTCGTCAGGCTGGCGGGAACGAGTGCCGGTGCAATTATGGCCGCTTTTATTGCGGCAGGATATACAAGCGCAGAGCTTAAAAAGCTGATGTTTGAGGTTGACGGAAAACAGCTGCTTGACGATGTCTACTTGGACATTCCGCTTGTGAGATGGCTGAAAATCTATTATAAGCTAGGGATGTACAAAGGAAAGAAGCTTGAGCAGTGGCTCGAGGACAGGCTGGCGGCAAAAGGGATCCGGACCTTCGGCGATCTCGCCCCCGAATCTCTGCGTGTCATTACATCGGATATTACGAACGGCCGCTTGCTGACGCTTCCGGATGACTTGCCCAGTTATAATAAAGACCCGCTTAGTTTTTCGGTTGCGCGCGCTGTGCGAATGAGCTGTACACTGCCTTATTTTTTTCAGCCGGTAAAAATAAACGCAAAATCCTTGGTCGTGGATGGCGGTGTTTTAAGCAACTTTCCCATCTGGTTGTTCGATGAAGAGGACAAAAAGAAAAAGCGCCCGGTCTTGGGCGTGAAATTAATTACCAAAACAAAGGGGCTACCGAGGCAGGTTAAAACGGGAACGGACTTATTCGGTGCGTTATTTCATACGATGAAGGATGCTCATGATGCCCGCTACATTTCCAGACGGCATGAGAAGAACATTATCTTTATTCCCGTCAGCGGTACTTCCGTTACGGATTTTAATTTAACAGATGAAAAAAAACACGCCCTTATTCAAACAGGGCGCGACTACGCGAAGGCTTTTTTTAAAAGCTGGTGTTATTGA